The proteins below are encoded in one region of Penicillium psychrofluorescens genome assembly, chromosome: 4:
- a CDS encoding uncharacterized protein (ID:PFLUO_007207-T1.cds;~source:funannotate), which translates to MLPDAEPSLDALDAGLSPRPLLRVQFANLPPAVDYDPIDHLNAIFAHPSSLSSVSQISSALYTYENELDDDIGTLVETQVTSNAESVERIQTAKADLSELFKKIDEVRERASKTEQSITEMTADIKQLDNAKQNLTLSMTALKRLQMLTTAYDQLQALSRTRQYRECAQLLQAVIQLMAHFKSYRSIDQIAILSKNVADIQRQLLEQVCEDFEMAFSKSEVTQKRGILSEACLVVDALGEYARSRLVTWYCNTQLREYRQVFRNNEEAGSLDNISRRYAWFRRILKIYDEENAAIFPTSWRVNEILANVFCEGTRDDYKGILSRSVRSGQTIDVNLLLSCLQETLDFEHSLERRFAPPTRQSTDTFASNEAPVFSQSISEAFEPYLSVWVEAQDKQLAALLPKYRQQPLRPIDEEFDSHTVVPSSTELFAFYRHSLQQCAKLSTGNSLAELAKVFAKYLDQYAQQVLLNYISERPSAHTPSKTPSEEDLISVLNTADYCYTTCTQLEEKIKGRLDDTIKQSVDLQSQADSFMGIASAAVRGLVRQVEVDLESCWREMRNTPWSRMEAVSDQSSYVGELLSRTKTRASEITQLLHKQQYARAFADHLVELISSLFISNIFQCKPVSETGAEQMLLDSYTLKSGLSSLLPAPAPAGFVKRVNNSFFKIEALLKTLQVQPSPPEALVQAYLVHIADRNNNNFRKILDIKGIRNRQEQNHLVELFQLHRASDRYASNLQQSNPILTAFQSTPATTTGSVSQGLSAAASMPTRFDPTMLGSAIISAAKDGVDRFGNPLSSSAAAGTSSTSASALTGTSAASSPGPTAPAQPPSHVHTPSESTATLNENLKNIGKFFRRDLGGFGGRFGRGAEE; encoded by the exons ATGCTGCCCGACGCGGAGCCCAGTCTCGATGCCCTGGACGCAGGTTTGAGCCCGCGCCCCCTGTTGCGCGTGCAGTTTGCTAACCTCCCTCCCGCAGTGGACTACGACCCGATCGACCATCTCAACGCCATCTTCGCCCATCCTTCCTCTCTATCGTCCGTCTCTCAGATCTCCAGCGCCCTTTACACATACGAAAATGAATTGGACGATGACATCGGCACACTCGTGGAGACTCAGGTCACCTCCAACGCGGAGAGCGTGGAGCGCATCCAGACAGCCAAGGCGGACCTATCCGAGCTGTTCAAGAAGATAGACGAAGTGCGCGAGCGCGCGTCCAAAACGGAGCAGTCCATTACGGAAATGACCGCCGACATCAAGCAATTGGACAATGCGAAGCAGAACCTCACCCTGTCCATGACGGCGCTGAAGCGGCTGCAGATGTTGACGACCGCGTACGATCAGCTGCAGGCTCTCAGCCGGACACGCCAGTACCGCGAGTGTGCGCAGCTGCTTCAGGCGGTCATCCAGCTGATGGCGCATTTCAAATCATACCGATCCATTGATCAGATTGCCATCCTGAGCAAGAATGTGGCGGACATACAACGGCAACTGCTGGAGCAAGTCTGCGAGGACTTTGAGATGGCTTTTTCCAAGAGCGAAGTGACTCAAAAACGGGGGATCCTGTCGGAGGCGTGTCTGGTCGTGGACGCTCTGGGCGAGTATGCCCGGTCTCGGTTGGTCACCTGGTACTGCAACACCCAGCTACGCGAGTACCGGCAAGTCTTCCGGAATAATGAAGAGGCAGGCTCCTTGGACAACATCTCCCGCAGATACGCGTGGTTTCGGCGCATATTGAAGATctatgacgaggagaatgcGGCCATCTTTCCAACCTCCTGGCGGGTCAATGAGATTCTGGCCAATGTCTTCTGTGAAGGCACGCGCGACGATTACAAGGGCATCCTCTCCCGGTCTGTGCGCAGCGGCCAAACCATTGATGTCAATCTTCTGCTCTCGTGTCTGCAGGAAACACTAGACTTCGAGCATTCACTTGAACGTCGCTTTGCCCCTCCGACGCGACAATCCACCGACACCTTCGCCTCAAACGAGGCTCCCGTGTTCAGTCAATCCATCTCTGAAGCCTTCGAGCCGTATCTCAGTGTCTGGGTCGAGGCTCAGGACAAGCAGCTGGCTGCACTGCTGCCCAAGTACCGACAGCAGCCCCTGAGACCCATCGATGAAGAGTTTGACTCGCACACGGTGGTCCCATCGTCCACCGAACTTTTCGCATTCTACAGGCACTCCTTGCAGCAATGTGCCAAGCTCTCGACAGGAAACAGTCTAGCGGAGCTGGCAAAGGTGTTCGCCAAGTATCTGGATCAGTACGCACAGCAGGTCCTTCTCAACTATATAAGCGAGCGGCCCTCAGCTCATACACCATCAAAAACACCATCAGAGGAGGACCTTATCTCGGTTCTCAACACCGCCGACTACTGCTACACGACATGCACTCAATtagaagagaaaatcaaggGGAGACTCGATGATACCATCAAGCAGAGCGTGGATCTACAGAGTCAGGCCGACTCCTTCATGGGGATCGCCTCGGCTGCTGTTCGAGGCCTTGTACGGCAGGTGGAGGTTGACCTGGAGTCTTGCTGGCGGGAAATGCGCAATACGCCATGGAGCAGAATGGAGGCTGTCAGTGACCAGAGCTCCTATGTGGGCGAGCTTCTTTCAcggacgaagacgagggcgTCGGAGATCACACAGCTGTTGCACAAGCAGCAGTATGCGAGGGCTTTCGCCGACCATCTGGTTGAGCTCATCTCGAGCTTGTTCATTAGCAATATCTTCCAGTGCAAGCCTGTCTCAGAAACGGGCGCAGAACAG ATGCTGCTCGACTCCTACACCCTCAAAAGTGGCCTTTCATCCCTTCTtcccgctccagctccagcaggatTCGTCAAACGCGTGAAcaacagcttcttcaaaatTGAAGCCCTCCTCAAGACCCTCCAGGTCCAACCCTCACCGCCAGAGGCCCTCGTACAAGCCTACCTGGTCCACATCGCGGACCGCAACAATAACAACTTCcgcaagatcctcgacatcaaagGCATCCGCAACCGCCAAGAGCAAAACCACCTCGTCGAGCTattccagctccaccgcGCATCAGACCGCTACGCCTCGAACTTGCAGCAAAGCAATCCGATCCTCACAGCCTTCCAAAGCACCCCGGCGACTACCACGGGATCAGTATCCCAGGGTCTCAGCGCCGCTGCGTCTATGCCTACCCGGTTTGATCCCACCATGCTCGGTTCTGCCATTATCTCCGCTGCAAAGGATGGCGTAGACCGCTTTGGAAACCCCCTGAGTTCTTCCGCCGCTGCCGGCACATCCTCTACGTCTGCCTCAGCTCTTACCGGCACTTCGGCAGCGTCGTCTCCGGGCCCGACAGCCCCTGCCCAGCCGCCCTCGCATGTACACACCCCATCTGAAAGCACCGCTACCCTCAACGAGAACCTCAAGAACATTGGAAAGTTCTTCCGTCGGGATTTGGGAGGCTTTGGTGGTAGATTTGGGAGGGGTGCTGAAGAGTAA